In Drosophila santomea strain STO CAGO 1482 chromosome 2L, Prin_Dsan_1.1, whole genome shotgun sequence, a single window of DNA contains:
- the LOC120458186 gene encoding thyrostimulin beta-5 subunit — translation MLADSATFTLAIFLGTSVVLVFSSSLSEVNPINSGSFATPLGCHRRVYTYKVTQSDLQGHECWDYVSVWSCWGRCDSSEISDWKFPYKRSFHPVCVHAQRQPVVAILKNCHPKAKDSVSKYQYMEAVNCHCQTCSTQDTSCEAPANNEMAGGSKAIMVGADTKNLDY, via the exons ATGTTGGCGGATAGTGCAACTTT cactTTAGCTATCTTTTTGGGAACGTCTGTGGTGCTTGTTTTTTCTTCAAGTTTGTCGGAAGTTAACCCAATTAACAGCGGATCTTTCGCGACGCCTTTGGGATGCCACCGTcgggtatatacatataaagtGACACAGTCCGATCTTCAAGGACACGAGTGTTGGGACTATGTAAGCGTTTGGTCTTGTTGGGGACGATGTGACTCAAGCGAAATTTCCGATTGGAAGTTCCCTTACAAGCGGTCGTTCCATCCTGTCTGTGTCCATGCTCAGCGGCAGCCAGTTGTAGCTATCCTAAAGAATTGTCACCCTAAAGCAAAAGACAGCGTAAGCAAGTACCAGTACATGGAAGCAGTGAACTGCCATTGCCAGACGTGCTCCACGCAGGATACTAGCTGCGAGGCTCCGGCCAATAATGAAATGGCTGGGGGTAGCAAGGCAATAATGGTAGGTGCCGATACCAAAAACTTGGACTATTAA
- the LOC120458185 gene encoding mitochondrial import inner membrane translocase subunit Tim23 → MSDDFPRRPFAEGQSPTFEEAVKPTYTSATSSFSKTPVSPYLNYDSRYLHQAQPEFIFPEGANKQRGRFELAFSQIGTSVMIGGGIGGLAGIYNGFKVTKALEQKGKVRRTQLINHIMKQGSGTANTLGTLTVLYSACGVLLQFFRGEDDHINTVIAGSATGLLYKSTAGLRTCAFGGAIGLGISSLYCLYLIAQENSSNSSPKYL, encoded by the exons ATGAGTGACGACTTTCCAAGAAGACCATTTGCTGAAGGGCAGTCACCAACCT TTGAAGAAGCAGTAAAACCCACCTACACTTCCGCTACAAGTTCCTTTAGTAAAACTCCGGTCTCGCCGTATCTCAATTATGATTCGCGATATCTGCATCAAGCACAGCCAGAGTTTATTTTTCCCGAGGGGGCTAACAAGCAGCGTGGACGCTTTGAATTGGCCTTCTCACAGATAGGCACATCAGTAATGATTGGCGGCGGAATTGGCGGCCTAGCCGGTATTTATAATGGTTTTAAAGTCACAAAGGCACTCGAGCAGAAAGGAAAAGTGCGTCGAACTCA GTTAATTAATCACATTATGAAGCAAGGCTCGGGGACTGCGAACACATTGGGTACATTGACAGTGCTTTATTCGGCTTGTGGAGTTTTGCTGCAGTTTTTCCGTGGAGAAGATGACCATATAAACACAGTAATTGCGGGCTCTGCCACAGGACTGCTATACAAGTCAACAG CTGGCCTCAGGACGTGTGCTTTTGGTGGAGCTATTGGGCTGGGCATTTCGTCGCTCTATTGCTTATACCTAATAGCCCAAGAAAACAGTTCGAACTCAAGTCCCAAATACCTATAG